A section of the Diabrotica virgifera virgifera chromosome 8, PGI_DIABVI_V3a genome encodes:
- the LOC126890506 gene encoding uncharacterized protein LOC126890506 isoform X1, with the protein MQVTPINFKKNSYDLHGELKRWAIRNKVTHSTVTDLLHVLVPVHPELPLSSKTLLNTPTIITLKKELTSGSYVHFGLENYLKFYISTNDSIISNDILISFNIDGLPLFKSSSVQFWPILGLIVNSSIKVKPFAIGVFCGNSKPSPLADYLNDFINDLKFLLENGLTFKDKEYRIHVHSFICDAPARAFIKCIKSHNGYSGCDKCTEEGDYFKHRMIFNNILAPRRSDQSFLLKSDQNHHTGISPLEVLNIGLVSKFPIDSMHCLYLGVMKKLLLTWICGDLRVRLCGRDVTNISENLIFYGKFVVSEFNRKPRSLSEVARFKATEFRTLLLYLGVLVLKNIDKAMYEHFLLLHSSVSILLSKRHLANFGCDVPRKLLDCFITHSKDLYGLEFLIYNVHVLCHLSEEARLFGPLDQISAFPFENYLNEIKKSVKSPNKPLEQLFCRLTEANTISVINDSVTKKCEIQHFNGPLLHLSFNSTKQYNKLKYNNIVYTVEAHSNVNCYCLNNEYCVIKINNIVNAKNEYFLIGQKFTSYESFYNYPFESKSLNICIVSKLLQNMELFNLDSIITKCMLFPLDPPNNSKWLSFPLL; encoded by the coding sequence ATGCAAGTAACTCcaataaatttcaaaaaaaactcTTACGACTTACATGGTGAACTAAAGAGATGGGCAATTCGTAACAAAGTCACTCATAGTACAGTAACTGATCTTCTTCATGTGTTAGTTCCAGTTCATCCAGAATTACCTCTGAGTTCTAAGACTCTTTTGAACACACCAACTATTATTACCTTAAAAAAAGAACTAACTTCAGGCAGTTATGTTCATTTTGGATTGGAAAATTATCTTAAATTCTATATTTCTACAAATGATTCAATAATTTCAAACGATATTCTAATATCTTTTAATATTGATGGTTTACCTCTTTTTAAAAGCTCTTCAGTGCAGTTTTGGCCTATCTTGGGTTTAATTGTAAATAGCAGTATAAAAGTGAAACCATTCGCTATAGGTGTTTTTTGTGGAAATTCTAAACCTAGCCCACTGGCTGATTATTTGAATGACTTTATTAATGATCTTAAATTTTTACTGGAGAATGGTCTAACCTTTAAAGATAAAGAATATAGGATACATGTTCATAGTTTCATTTGTGATGCTCCAGCTCGAGCctttataaaatgtataaaatcgCACAACGGTTATTCAGGGTGTGATAAATGTACTGAAGAAGGAGACTACTTTAAACATAGGAtgatttttaataacattttggCACCAAGGAGATCGGATCAGTCATTTTTGCTAAAATCTGATCAGAATCATCATACTGGAATTTCACCTTTGGAAGTCTTAAATATAGGATTGGTTTCAAAATTTCCAATTGACTCTATGCATTGTTTATACTTAGGTGTTATGAAAAAACTTCTTCTCACATGGATATGTGGTGACTTGCGTGTTCGGTTATGTGGTAGGGATGTTACAAACATATcagaaaacttaattttttatggAAAATTTGTTGTCTCAGAGTTCAATAGAAAACCTCGAAGTCTTTCAGAGGTAGCTCGTTTTAAAGCAACAGAATTTAGAACTCTTTTGCTTTATTTAGGAGTcctagttttaaaaaatattgataagGCTATGTATGAACACTTTCTTCTATTGCATTCTTCTGTTAGTATCCTGTTATCTAAAAGGCACTTAGCAAATTTTGGTTGTGATGTTCCTAGAAAATTACTGGACTGCTTTATAACCCATTCCAAAGACCTGTATGGATTAGAGTTTTTAATTTATAATGTTCATGTATTGTGTCACTTGAGTGAAGAAGCTCGGTTGTTTGGTCCATTGGACCAGATTTCTGCTTTTCCTtttgaaaactatttaaatgaaataaaaaagtcAGTGAAATCGCCTAATAAACCATTAGAACAATTGTTTTGTCGCCTGACAGAAGCTAATACTATATCAGTAATTAATGATAGTGTCACAAAGAAATGTGAAATTCAACATTTTAATGGTCCACTGTTACATTTATCTTTTAATTCTACTAAACAGTATAATAagcttaaatataataatattgtgTATACTGTAGAAGCACATTCCAATGTCAACTGTTATTGTCTAAACAACGAATATtgtgtaataaaaattaataacatagtTAATgctaaaaatgaatattttttaataggTCAAAAGTTTACATCTTACGAATCTTTCTATAATTACCCTTTTGAATCAAAATCACTTAATATTTGCATCGTAAGTAAACTACTTCAAAATATGGAACTTTTTAATCTCGACAGTATAATTACAAAATGTATGTTATTCCCTCTTGATCCACCCAACAACAGTAAATGGTTATCATTTCCTTTATTATAA
- the LOC126890506 gene encoding uncharacterized protein LOC126890506 isoform X2 gives MTIDVFDSQIKQNGFVGYGGVCRLPLVYVFLFFLIHRVQGVRFFPSIGSSFIKLVYIWIISSSFGRQEATEIQTPTLNESLNFDNSLQDTNGLKVLLKHILTIKEQNRKILNILEKSKPFKNSDLPDDFKIKLPIESLQDLEELEICLAEEENFNTFKSNCASISNLKDVTQKNNRILRSLLTDNIAKHFNYFGNNWRHDRVSNKRPFN, from the exons ATGACAATTGACGTTTTTGACAGTCAAATCAAACAAAATGGCTTTGTTGGTTATGGTGGTGTATGCCGTCTTCCGTTAGTTTACGTTTTCCTGTTTTTCTTGATCCATCGTGTTCAAGGAGTTCGCTTTTTTCCATCCATTGGCTCCTCGTTTATTAAATTAGTTTATATTTGGATTATTTCATCGTCTTTTGGTAGGCAAGAAGCAACTGAAATACAAACACCGACTCTGAACGAGTCTCTAAATTTTGATAATAGTCTTCAGGATACAAATG GATTGAAGGTTCTACTTAAACATATATTAACAATTAAGGAACAGAACAGAAAAATTCTAAATATTTTGGAGAAATCAAAACCATTTAAAAATTCAGATTTACCTGATGACTTCAAAATAAAATTGCCAATAGAATCCTTACAAGACCTGGAAGAACTAGAGATATGTTTGGCAGAAGAAGAGAACTTCAACACTTTT aaatcAAACTGTGCCTCAATTTCAAACCTGAAAGATGTTACCCAGAAGAATAATAGGATATTAAGATCTCTTTTGACAGATAATATTGCGAAGCATTTTAATTACTTCGGTAACAACTGGCGGCATGACAGAGTATCAAATAAGCGACCATTTAATTAA